One genomic region from Sphingobacterium multivorum encodes:
- a CDS encoding nucleotide sugar dehydrogenase, translated as MSKTIKKICCIGAGYVGGPTMSVVAKQCPHIEITIVDVNAARIAAWNDENLDNLPVYEPGLQEIVAEARNRNLFFSTDIEKAIDEADMIFISVNTPTKNYGKGKGMAADLKYIELCARQIAAVAKNDKIVVEKSTLPVRTAAALKSILDNTGNGVNFHILSNPEFLAEGTAIQDLINPDRVLIGGENDEAIAALVDIYAHWVSRDKILTTNLWSSELSKLTANAFLAQRVSSINSISALCEKTGANVDEVSKAIGMDSRIGSKFLKASVGFGGSCFQKDILNLVYIARSYGLTEVAEYWDQVILMNDYQKQRFADNIIQTLYNTVSGKKIAFLGWAFKKDTNDTRESAAIYVADYLLSEQAEITVYDPKVSAERIYADLDYLNTRSSEENRALVKVVNTAYEACNDAHAIAVLTEWDEFKNYDWAKIKEYMKKPAFVFDGRKLLNRKKLEDLDFKYYAIGE; from the coding sequence ATGAGCAAAACAATCAAGAAAATATGCTGTATCGGTGCTGGTTATGTCGGTGGACCTACCATGTCGGTTGTTGCAAAACAATGTCCACATATTGAGATTACGATCGTCGACGTCAATGCAGCCCGTATCGCGGCCTGGAATGATGAGAATCTTGACAACCTTCCTGTGTACGAGCCAGGCTTACAAGAGATTGTTGCAGAAGCGCGTAATCGTAATTTGTTTTTCTCAACCGATATCGAAAAAGCTATCGACGAGGCCGACATGATTTTTATTTCGGTCAATACACCGACTAAGAATTACGGAAAAGGCAAGGGAATGGCTGCGGACTTAAAGTATATTGAACTTTGTGCGCGGCAGATTGCGGCGGTTGCCAAAAACGACAAAATTGTCGTTGAAAAATCGACTTTACCCGTTCGCACAGCGGCAGCGTTAAAAAGTATCCTGGATAACACAGGTAATGGTGTTAATTTCCATATTCTTTCCAACCCTGAATTTTTGGCTGAAGGAACAGCGATACAGGATTTAATCAATCCAGACCGCGTGCTTATAGGTGGAGAGAATGATGAAGCTATTGCTGCATTGGTCGATATCTATGCACATTGGGTAAGTCGCGACAAGATTCTCACAACAAACCTTTGGTCGTCCGAACTGTCAAAACTAACCGCAAATGCCTTTTTAGCACAACGTGTCTCCTCCATTAACTCTATTTCGGCACTATGCGAGAAAACAGGCGCGAATGTAGATGAAGTTTCCAAGGCGATCGGTATGGATTCCAGAATTGGATCCAAATTTCTGAAAGCTTCTGTAGGTTTCGGGGGCTCTTGTTTTCAAAAAGATATCCTCAATTTAGTTTATATCGCACGGAGTTACGGTCTCACAGAGGTTGCCGAGTATTGGGATCAGGTGATTTTGATGAATGATTATCAAAAACAACGATTTGCGGACAATATTATCCAAACATTGTATAATACTGTATCGGGCAAAAAGATTGCATTCTTAGGCTGGGCATTCAAAAAAGACACGAATGATACGCGTGAATCTGCAGCGATCTATGTGGCTGATTATCTATTGAGTGAACAAGCTGAAATCACGGTCTACGATCCTAAAGTTTCTGCTGAACGCATCTATGCCGACCTCGATTATCTGAACACCCGATCTTCGGAAGAAAACAGGGCCTTGGTAAAAGTGGTCAATACCGCCTATGAGGCTTGCAATGACGCACATGCAATTGCAGTATTGACTGAATGGGATGAATTTAAGAACTATGACTGGGCCAAAATCAAGGAGTACATGAAAAAGCCTGCATTTGTGTTCGATGGCCGTAAACTATTAAACCGTAAGAAACTTGAAGACCTTGATTTTAAATATTACGCGATAGGCGAGTAA
- a CDS encoding NAD-dependent epimerase/dehydratase family protein, with amino-acid sequence MILITGGTGFLGSTLIRQLIDQGIDVIAIKRAQSTIPASLLSSSLIQWIDADINNYFELEDALEGVTKVFHCAALVSYQKKDAKALFKVNVEGTTNVVNLCLEKGIRLLHVSSIAALGTNRDNLPVSEKDHWEHNALTSNYSLSKYQAEMEVWRGITEGLNAVIVNPAVILGASANDKGSGAIFSMINKGLRFYPKGSVGVVDVEDVAAIMIQLMERDDITAERYIINHLNISNKDLLSVASVLMNKPEPTIEVSETLLQIASTVSSVLSVFKKSDTPLTKETAAASSAKLQYSNAKIQELLNHSYRPLEQTLKEIADLYNKQ; translated from the coding sequence GTGATATTAATAACTGGAGGAACAGGTTTTTTAGGGTCTACACTAATCAGACAGTTGATAGACCAAGGAATTGACGTCATTGCCATCAAAAGAGCTCAATCGACTATTCCTGCCTCGTTGTTATCTTCTTCGTTGATTCAATGGATCGACGCTGATATCAACAATTATTTTGAATTAGAAGATGCTCTTGAAGGGGTTACTAAAGTGTTCCATTGTGCAGCATTGGTTTCCTACCAAAAGAAAGACGCTAAAGCGCTCTTTAAAGTGAATGTGGAAGGAACGACAAATGTAGTCAATCTTTGCCTTGAAAAGGGCATTCGCCTACTTCATGTCAGCTCGATCGCAGCTTTAGGGACAAATAGAGACAACCTGCCGGTATCCGAGAAAGACCACTGGGAACACAATGCACTAACATCCAACTATTCGTTATCAAAGTATCAGGCGGAGATGGAGGTATGGCGTGGCATTACCGAGGGTCTAAATGCAGTTATTGTCAACCCCGCCGTAATTTTAGGTGCTTCGGCCAACGACAAAGGCTCTGGAGCTATTTTTTCAATGATCAATAAAGGTTTACGATTTTACCCAAAAGGAAGCGTTGGCGTTGTTGACGTAGAAGATGTTGCTGCGATCATGATTCAATTGATGGAAAGGGACGATATTACTGCTGAGCGCTATATTATCAATCATCTCAATATAAGCAACAAGGATCTGTTGAGTGTGGCAAGTGTGTTAATGAACAAGCCAGAACCGACAATCGAAGTTTCCGAGACCTTACTACAAATTGCCTCTACTGTTTCCAGCGTGCTTTCCGTATTTAAAAAATCGGATACACCATTAACAAAAGAAACTGCGGCGGCTTCAAGCGCCAAATTGCAGTATTCCAACGCTAAAATCCAAGAACTTTTAAACCACAGTTATCGGCCTTTGGAACAAACGCTAAAGGAAATTGCAGATTTATATAACAAACAGTAA
- the rmuC gene encoding DNA recombination protein RmuC has product MEIFFFAGIVLLLVILIVLVLKKNTDASAGPAYNKEVETLKIELARSHQREQSLLEERLTLKNELDKERENLLVAERSLESTRSFYEAQLDKFQEQKNEIAEIKRQFNNEFQVIANKILEEKTQKFTETNHRSLGLILDPLKEKIKLFEEKVDKNYNQEAADRNSLKGVVLQLVEQSLKIKDEANSLTKALKGDTKKQGNWGEVILERVLERSGLMRDREFRLQVSLMDAEGRRMQPDAIIDLPEDKHLVVDSKVSLIAYERWVNADTDEDRAIFAKQHVQSVENHVKELSAKNYHELYGIESPEFVLLFMPIESALSMSVAQKPDLFSEAWDRKVVIVSPSTLLATLRTIASIWKQERQTRNVIEIAKEAGSLYDKFVSFLNDMEQVQNQLERALKSHEDATKKLSTGAGNVIGKVEKLKRLGAKANKQIDSKFLDEED; this is encoded by the coding sequence ATGGAAATATTTTTCTTTGCGGGAATCGTGTTGTTATTGGTCATTTTGATCGTATTGGTACTAAAAAAGAATACCGATGCCAGTGCTGGTCCTGCGTACAATAAAGAGGTTGAAACACTAAAAATTGAGCTCGCTAGATCGCATCAGCGGGAACAAAGTTTGCTGGAAGAGCGTCTTACACTAAAAAATGAATTGGATAAGGAACGGGAGAATCTTCTGGTCGCAGAGCGGTCTTTAGAGAGTACACGTTCATTTTATGAGGCGCAGCTCGATAAATTTCAGGAACAGAAAAATGAAATCGCCGAGATTAAACGGCAGTTCAACAATGAGTTTCAGGTTATTGCCAATAAAATATTGGAAGAAAAGACACAAAAGTTTACAGAGACCAATCATCGTTCCCTGGGGTTGATTTTGGACCCATTGAAGGAAAAAATCAAATTGTTTGAAGAGAAAGTCGATAAAAATTACAATCAGGAGGCAGCGGATAGAAATTCTTTAAAGGGAGTTGTCCTTCAGCTGGTCGAACAGAGTCTTAAAATTAAAGACGAAGCCAATAGCCTAACCAAGGCATTAAAAGGGGATACCAAAAAGCAAGGCAATTGGGGCGAGGTAATTTTAGAGCGGGTCCTGGAGCGTTCTGGACTGATGCGCGATCGGGAATTTAGATTACAGGTGTCTCTTATGGATGCCGAAGGAAGAAGAATGCAGCCCGACGCGATTATCGACCTTCCTGAAGATAAACACCTGGTTGTGGATTCAAAAGTTTCGCTAATTGCATACGAACGTTGGGTCAACGCCGACACGGATGAGGACCGTGCAATTTTTGCAAAACAACACGTACAGTCCGTGGAAAATCACGTGAAAGAACTTTCCGCAAAAAACTACCACGAGTTATATGGTATAGAATCGCCAGAATTTGTATTGTTATTTATGCCAATAGAATCGGCTTTGAGTATGTCTGTAGCGCAAAAACCAGATCTGTTTAGTGAGGCTTGGGATCGCAAAGTTGTTATTGTAAGTCCTTCTACATTATTAGCAACCCTGCGTACCATAGCAAGTATCTGGAAACAGGAACGTCAGACCAGGAATGTAATTGAAATAGCAAAGGAAGCAGGAAGCCTTTACGATAAATTTGTGAGCTTTCTGAACGATATGGAGCAGGTGCAGAATCAGTTGGAGCGCGCATTAAAAAGCCATGAAGATGCAACTAAAAAACTTTCTACAGGAGCTGGGAACGTGATTGGAAAAGTAGAGAAATTAAAACGTTTAGGAGCTAAAGCAAATAAACAGATCGATTCCAAATTTTTAGATGAGGAAGATTAA
- a CDS encoding DUF4407 domain-containing protein: MSDINRFFWRCAGVHQETLEKYPEEHSKYTAIGATIFFTGLFASLSGGYAMYFVFSGGTFDWLLAIVFGIIWGLAIFNMDRYIVLSINKSKSGFMQLLQALPRILLAILIGLVISRPLELKIFDKEIRENLRVRFLADQRAKIDTLNSTFNKKYANEVALLKATTTERDSLESSIKNDRTKLNYEIFGNKTTETSGVMGYGPYAKMKEEELKKKEGYLDTLRNKITTQQNAIRQKQKFEGILDQKVLSNASLDSAVNVAGFADRNSALGNLRYDANGKINESNANAVFFIALLFVFLECLPVIVKLLAGKDPYDNEIQNQRTIHDYESDTNVTVQKEAVDRLKDTYVDVSINKRMKEL; the protein is encoded by the coding sequence ATGAGCGATATTAACCGTTTCTTTTGGAGATGTGCGGGGGTACATCAAGAAACTCTTGAAAAATATCCGGAAGAACATAGTAAGTACACAGCCATAGGTGCTACTATTTTTTTTACAGGATTGTTTGCCAGCCTTTCGGGTGGTTATGCCATGTATTTCGTCTTTAGTGGGGGAACATTTGACTGGCTTTTGGCTATTGTATTTGGTATTATTTGGGGTTTAGCGATATTTAACATGGATCGCTATATTGTGCTCAGTATTAATAAATCCAAAAGTGGGTTTATGCAACTTCTGCAGGCTCTTCCTCGAATTTTATTGGCTATCTTGATCGGTTTGGTTATCTCGAGGCCATTGGAGTTGAAGATCTTCGATAAAGAGATCCGGGAAAACCTCCGTGTACGGTTTCTTGCCGACCAACGCGCTAAAATTGACACACTCAACAGTACTTTCAATAAGAAATATGCTAATGAAGTTGCACTTTTGAAAGCAACCACGACAGAACGTGACTCATTGGAATCCAGCATTAAAAATGACCGTACAAAATTGAATTACGAGATATTCGGAAACAAAACAACTGAAACATCCGGCGTCATGGGCTATGGCCCTTATGCCAAAATGAAAGAAGAAGAGCTGAAGAAAAAAGAGGGGTATTTGGACACTTTACGCAATAAGATAACGACCCAACAAAACGCGATACGTCAGAAACAGAAATTTGAAGGGATATTGGACCAAAAAGTCTTATCCAACGCTTCTTTGGATAGCGCCGTCAACGTCGCTGGTTTTGCAGACCGCAACTCTGCGCTGGGCAATCTAAGATACGATGCCAATGGAAAGATCAACGAGTCCAATGCAAATGCTGTATTTTTTATCGCGTTGCTTTTTGTCTTCCTCGAATGTCTCCCGGTAATCGTCAAACTTTTGGCAGGAAAGGATCCTTATGATAATGAAATCCAAAATCAAAGGACTATTCATGATTACGAATCAGACACCAATGTCACTGTTCAGAAAGAAGCCGTAGACCGTTTAAAGGATACGTATGTTGATGTTTCTATCAATAAGCGCATGAAAGAGCTTTAG
- a CDS encoding formimidoylglutamase, which translates to MSSLSVFFSPISITGFAPEHGFLSSQLGNVIQAYETDFPSWERDKQPQLAIVGVEEDRASMNNNGTDKAPDAVRKHLYALYQGDYKMNIVDLGNIKAGNTIQDTYIALKSVVEELVKENILPIIIGGGQDLTYAQYLGYQNLERKIELAIIDARFDLDEENAENVILNSRSYVNHIILHQPDYLFNLNAIAYQTYLVSKESIHMYDKLFFNATRVGMIAGKMDQSEPLIRAADLISFDIGAIRASEAPGNANAMPNGLFGDEACQLARYAGMSDKCSSIGFYEFNPTFDPMEQTAMLVSQMIWCFIDGYYNRKQDTPLYPKSSYIIYRTTLENEEHELVFVKSKKSDRWWIQVPYFGSKSVNERYYLVPCRYEDYQLAVSGEMPDLWWKTHQKLQ; encoded by the coding sequence ATGTCATCACTGTCCGTATTCTTTAGCCCGATTTCAATTACAGGTTTTGCTCCTGAGCATGGGTTCTTGAGTTCTCAACTTGGAAACGTTATTCAAGCCTATGAAACTGATTTTCCGAGCTGGGAAAGGGATAAACAGCCTCAATTGGCTATTGTCGGTGTGGAGGAAGATCGTGCATCCATGAATAATAATGGAACGGATAAAGCGCCGGATGCTGTACGAAAACATCTCTATGCACTATATCAGGGCGATTATAAGATGAATATCGTTGATTTGGGAAATATTAAAGCAGGTAATACAATTCAAGATACTTATATCGCTTTAAAATCTGTCGTGGAGGAACTGGTCAAAGAGAATATTCTTCCAATTATCATTGGTGGTGGACAGGACCTCACCTATGCACAATATTTGGGGTATCAAAATTTAGAGCGAAAGATCGAGCTGGCAATTATAGATGCGCGTTTTGACCTTGACGAGGAAAATGCCGAAAATGTAATACTGAATTCCCGATCTTATGTAAACCATATTATTTTGCATCAGCCTGACTATTTATTCAATTTAAATGCCATAGCCTATCAAACCTACCTCGTCAGTAAAGAGTCTATCCATATGTATGATAAACTATTTTTTAATGCGACACGAGTCGGTATGATTGCCGGTAAAATGGACCAATCAGAGCCTTTGATCCGGGCGGCAGATTTAATTAGTTTTGATATTGGAGCCATTCGGGCCTCCGAAGCACCTGGAAATGCCAATGCAATGCCCAATGGTTTATTTGGCGATGAAGCTTGTCAACTTGCCCGCTATGCGGGGATGTCGGATAAATGTTCTTCCATCGGTTTTTATGAATTCAATCCAACATTTGATCCAATGGAACAGACGGCTATGTTGGTCTCCCAAATGATTTGGTGCTTTATTGATGGTTATTATAATCGTAAACAAGATACGCCGTTGTATCCCAAATCATCTTATATCATTTATCGCACCACACTGGAAAATGAGGAGCATGAATTGGTCTTTGTGAAAAGTAAAAAATCAGACCGCTGGTGGATTCAAGTGCCTTATTTTGGATCTAAATCAGTCAACGAACGCTATTACCTCGTGCCTTGCCGTTATGAAGACTATCAATTGGCTGTCTCAGGTGAAATGCCCGATCTATGGTGGAAAACACACCAAAAATTGCAATAA
- a CDS encoding HAD-IB family phosphatase → MKNYYIIDFDSTFTQVEALDELARISLENHPDRESIYQEIERYTNLAMEGKLSFREALAGRVKLLNANKSHLDKLVSHLKKKVSTSFSRNREFFKKHADTAWIVSGGFKEFITPVVTPYHIKTENIYANTFRFDEEGNIIGFDEENPLSNEGGKVQLLKQLNIEGRLFGIGDGYSDFQLKESGLIEKFFAFTENIQRKSVTEKADFITPSFDEFLYVNDLPRAISYPKNRILCLIVGDVPEIAAHILKRDGFSIRTKDTFEEKYVKDVGMLLLGDNIDISDEQLQQADKLKTIGYLGDIKGHINKDICNAKGIVVFDDKKNKKKNSEFIPRRMADFINNGDTYLSRNFPNLILPKVKQVTRLLHIHQNVPGIMAQINKVYAQNNINIVAQFLMTKNDIGYAVTDIQGEYDKDLLKQLKQIDNTIKFRILY, encoded by the coding sequence ATGAAAAACTATTACATCATTGATTTTGATAGTACATTTACACAAGTAGAAGCACTTGACGAACTTGCACGGATCTCTCTTGAGAACCATCCGGATCGCGAATCTATCTATCAAGAAATTGAGCGGTACACCAATCTTGCCATGGAGGGTAAACTCTCTTTCCGAGAGGCTTTGGCTGGTCGCGTAAAACTCCTCAATGCCAATAAATCTCATCTCGATAAACTTGTTTCACATCTTAAGAAAAAGGTTTCAACTTCTTTTTCTCGAAATCGTGAATTTTTCAAGAAACACGCCGACACCGCATGGATCGTTTCAGGAGGTTTTAAGGAGTTTATTACACCTGTCGTTACACCCTATCATATCAAGACTGAAAATATCTATGCCAATACATTCAGATTTGATGAAGAAGGTAATATCATCGGTTTTGATGAAGAGAATCCTCTATCAAATGAAGGTGGAAAAGTGCAATTATTAAAACAATTGAATATTGAAGGAAGACTATTTGGCATTGGTGACGGTTATTCAGATTTTCAACTGAAAGAATCGGGATTAATTGAAAAATTCTTTGCATTTACAGAAAATATCCAACGCAAAAGTGTCACTGAGAAAGCAGACTTCATCACACCTAGTTTTGATGAGTTCTTATATGTAAATGATCTGCCCCGTGCCATCTCCTATCCTAAAAATCGTATCCTTTGTTTGATCGTGGGAGATGTACCAGAAATAGCGGCTCATATCTTAAAAAGAGACGGTTTTTCTATCCGCACAAAAGATACATTCGAAGAAAAGTATGTAAAGGATGTAGGGATGCTGCTCTTGGGCGACAATATAGACATCAGTGATGAACAGCTTCAGCAGGCCGACAAATTAAAAACAATCGGATATTTGGGCGATATCAAAGGACATATCAATAAGGATATCTGCAATGCAAAAGGTATTGTCGTTTTCGACGACAAGAAAAATAAAAAGAAAAATTCAGAGTTTATTCCGCGTCGGATGGCCGATTTTATCAACAATGGTGATACTTATTTAAGTCGCAACTTCCCAAATCTGATTTTACCAAAAGTAAAACAGGTCACAAGATTGCTGCATATCCACCAAAACGTTCCCGGAATTATGGCTCAGATTAATAAGGTCTATGCCCAAAATAACATCAATATCGTTGCCCAATTTCTAATGACCAAAAACGACATTGGCTATGCGGTAACCGATATACAAGGTGAATATGATAAAGATCTATTGAAACAACTCAAACAGATCGACAATACAATTAAGTTCAGAATATTGTATTAA
- a CDS encoding M3 family metallopeptidase, with protein sequence MKKRQLLPFFAIVATAFVGCEEKKVMTDNPLLLAYETPFNVPPFDKIKTEHFRPAFDEAIKVHNLEIDTIVNNSDKATFQNTIVALENAGGLLNNVSTVFYNLNSANTNDSIQAIAKDLAPILSSHSDEISMNTKLFDRIKTVWSSRNTLGLDEQDNKLLEETYKSFVRSGANLKDADKEKMKKINAELSTLTTQFGQNLLAETNAYTLVVDSASQLEGLPESLKTAAAEEALAKGKKDKWVFTLQNPSIMPFLQYAKNRELRKQLWEAYQLRGNQDNTNDNKAIIQKIVNLRLQKAKLLGYSSHAAYVLEESMAKNPTNVYALLNKLWTPALAKAKGEEADIAQEIKAEGGDFAVAPYDWRYYTEIIRKKRFALNEDEIKPYLSLPAVREGAFGVANKLYGLTFVALNNVPTYHKDVEVYEVKDKDGSHLGLLYADFFPRESKRGGAWMTSYRNQSTKDGKRVAPVISIVCNFTKPVGKNPALLTFDEATTLFHEFGHALHGLLSNVRYRSMAGTSVPRDFVELPSQVMENWAADPEVLKTYAKHYKTKEAMPDSLIQKMEKAGTFDQGFATVEYLSAALLDMDYHATTKEISKDINGFEKTAMKKIGIIDAIIPRYRSTYFQHIFAGGYSAGYYAYIWSEVLDSDAFAAFKEKSLYDQVTADSFRKNILEKGGTDDPAKMYRTFRGTDPDPKYLLKKRGLN encoded by the coding sequence ATGAAGAAAAGACAACTTTTGCCCTTCTTTGCGATAGTGGCAACTGCATTTGTTGGTTGTGAGGAAAAAAAAGTGATGACAGATAATCCTCTTTTATTGGCTTACGAAACCCCGTTTAATGTACCACCTTTTGACAAGATCAAAACAGAGCATTTTAGGCCAGCGTTTGATGAAGCAATAAAGGTACACAATCTGGAAATTGACACAATAGTCAACAATTCGGATAAAGCAACATTTCAAAATACGATAGTCGCCTTAGAAAATGCGGGCGGATTACTGAATAATGTATCAACTGTATTTTATAATCTAAATAGCGCCAATACGAATGACAGTATTCAAGCGATAGCGAAAGATCTGGCCCCCATCTTATCGAGCCATTCGGATGAAATCTCGATGAATACCAAATTATTTGATCGTATCAAAACAGTTTGGAGCAGCCGAAATACACTTGGATTGGACGAACAGGATAATAAACTGTTAGAGGAAACCTATAAGAGTTTTGTCCGTTCCGGCGCAAATCTAAAGGACGCGGATAAGGAAAAAATGAAAAAAATTAATGCTGAACTTTCAACATTAACAACGCAATTCGGACAAAATCTGCTTGCTGAAACCAATGCTTATACATTGGTCGTTGATTCCGCGAGCCAATTGGAAGGCTTGCCGGAATCGTTGAAAACAGCAGCAGCTGAGGAAGCCTTAGCAAAAGGAAAGAAAGACAAATGGGTCTTTACCTTACAGAATCCGTCCATTATGCCCTTTCTTCAATATGCAAAAAACCGTGAATTGAGAAAGCAACTTTGGGAAGCCTATCAGCTACGTGGAAATCAAGATAACACCAACGATAACAAGGCAATCATTCAAAAAATTGTTAATCTCCGTCTTCAAAAAGCAAAATTATTGGGTTATTCATCACATGCGGCTTATGTACTCGAGGAATCCATGGCGAAGAATCCGACCAATGTCTATGCACTATTAAATAAACTTTGGACTCCAGCACTTGCTAAAGCAAAAGGTGAAGAGGCTGATATCGCACAGGAAATTAAAGCTGAAGGCGGCGATTTTGCTGTCGCTCCTTACGATTGGAGATATTATACAGAGATTATTCGCAAAAAACGTTTTGCATTGAATGAAGACGAAATTAAACCTTATCTGAGTCTTCCGGCAGTTCGTGAAGGAGCATTCGGTGTTGCCAATAAATTATATGGTTTGACATTCGTAGCCTTAAACAATGTCCCGACTTACCATAAAGATGTAGAAGTGTATGAAGTTAAGGACAAAGACGGTTCACATTTAGGTCTCCTATACGCTGATTTCTTCCCGCGTGAGTCTAAACGAGGGGGTGCATGGATGACTTCCTACCGTAACCAGTCGACAAAAGATGGAAAACGTGTTGCTCCGGTAATTTCCATCGTATGCAATTTCACAAAACCAGTGGGAAAAAATCCTGCCTTGTTGACATTCGATGAAGCGACTACCTTGTTCCATGAGTTTGGACATGCGTTGCATGGTCTTCTTTCCAATGTGAGATACCGTTCAATGGCGGGAACTTCTGTGCCACGTGACTTTGTTGAGCTACCTTCACAAGTGATGGAAAATTGGGCAGCAGATCCAGAAGTGTTAAAAACATATGCTAAGCATTATAAGACGAAAGAAGCGATGCCAGATTCATTGATTCAGAAAATGGAAAAGGCCGGTACCTTTGATCAAGGATTTGCAACCGTTGAATACCTTTCTGCTGCGTTGTTAGACATGGATTATCATGCTACCACAAAAGAAATTTCAAAAGATATTAATGGCTTTGAAAAAACGGCAATGAAAAAAATTGGTATTATTGATGCGATTATTCCGCGCTATAGAAGTACATATTTTCAACATATTTTCGCCGGTGGGTATTCTGCAGGTTATTATGCTTATATCTGGTCTGAAGTATTGGATTCGGATGCTTTTGCAGCTTTCAAGGAAAAATCATTGTACGATCAAGTGACAGCAGATTCTTTCCGTAAGAATATCCTTGAAAAAGGAGGTACAGATGATCCTGCTAAGATGTACCGTACGTTTAGAGGTACAGATCCAGATCCAAAATATCTATTGAAAAAGAGAGGTTTAAACTAA